Within Thermococcus celer Vu 13 = JCM 8558, the genomic segment TAGAAAGTTTGGCATGCGGATTGGTAACATATGCATTGGTTATTTTTCAACAAGGGAAGGGCAGGATGCATTTTTTGCAACCACACAGTCCTCTGCACTTTTAGTCAGAACCGAAAAGGGGCTGTTCGTCATAGACAATCCCAGTAAATAACCAAGGGGGCTGTGACATGCGGTGGGACAACGTTAAATCCATCGTGCTAAAGGAATACTGGACGTACGTTGGAAATAGAAAAATAATCTTCTCGACTTTGACAGTTATAGTGCTCTACGCGATAATCATCGGGATCAACTATATCACAGGTCCAAAAGCTTTAACATCATATTCTCGAGCAATTGCTATAAAACAAATATCTTCATCCCCGACTGTTTTTGGCATCGGTCCGCTTGATGTTAAGAAAATGGGCGATAATGCGATTTTACTGGCAGCGATGGTCGTCCAGCTTCCCCCCACGATTGCTGTGTTTTCATATTTTACAACATACACATCTATTTTGGCATCTTTTTTTGTGGAGCGTACATTGGGAACGATGGAGGTGCTGTTCTCCACCCCCCTCGAGGATGGGGAAATCCTTGGGGGAAAAATCATAGCCTCCGTGAGCATGGGGATAACTACGTGGATGGCCCTGTTTTTAACAAATACCCTGGGAATCGAAGCCCTGACTTTGAAGAGTCTGGGCAGGATGTGGGTACCCACGCAGGATTACATTATACTGTCCGTCCTATATCCACTATCGATCGTTCTTCTGGCAATTCCCATCGGCCTCTTAATTAGCGCAAGGGCAAAAGAACTTGGAGAACAGGTGGGAAGTTTGATTGGAATCATCCCCGTTGTCATCGTACTCCTTCTCATCCGTATGGATCTTGTAGATTTTTTCAGGCTTATCAAAATACTCACAGTGGCGGATTTCTTAATGATACTCGCATCTTTAAAGTTCCTGAAATTCAACCGCCTTTCCTTCATATCCAACCCGTGAGGTGATCCCATGCTCACAGTTGAGGGCATAAGTGCCGGCTACGGTGAGAGGGATGTAATAAGGGATCTGAGCTTTTCTGTAAAGGAGAATGAAGTTTACGTCCTCCTGGGGGCAAACGGTTCGGGAAAAACCACGACCTTTAGAGTTGTCACAGGCGTTCTCCCGCCTTCTAAAGGTAGGGTTCTGGTCAATGAAGTTGACTTGTGGCTTGAACCGGGTAGTGCCAAAAGGAAAATTGGATACCTGCCTGAAGGTGAGAGAATTTACCCGGATCTAAGCGTTTACAGAAACCTGCTGTTCTTTGCTAAAGTCTACGACATCAATGGGGGAAGGGTTGATGAACTTATAAAGGAGTTTGGACTTGAAAGGTACCGGAATGTTAACGCCGGGAACCTGAGCAGGGGCTTCAGAAAGAGACTTGCGCTGGCCAGGGCGCTCCTCCATGACCCAGAGGTTTTGGTTTTGGATGAGCCGTTCAGCAATCTTGACGTTCCAGGGGTTCTGAGTTTGAGAGATAAGATATTGGAAATGATCAGGATGGGTAAGGTCGTTCTTTTCTCAACCCATATCTTCACGGAACTCCAGCACTTTGAGGGTGTGAAATGCAGGGTTGGGATAATAAACGATGGAGAGCTCGTTGTTGAGGATAAGCTTGACAACCTGCTTTCAAGGGTTTCCAACATCGAGATTGGAATAACAACGGACAAACCCGAGTTGGCGATAAACCTCCTAAAAAATCTTGGGTACGAAGTGAGGCGCGATGAGGGATCCGGCATCGCCGTTCGTGTCTCCAATTACAACGCTGAAGTGCCGGGGATAATAAAAACCTTGGTTGCCGAGGGCGTCAACGTCTACCAGGTAAAACCTAAGGAGACACCGTTGGAGAGCATCTTCGTGAAGGTATCAGGAGAAGGAAGAGGCTTGAGTAAGTGAAGCAACCCGATAGAACGCATCATAATGGATGGGGAAAAGATGCCGGATGTTAAGTCCCTGATGGTGCCCCTTTTAATTCTCCTCATTTTCTTCGCCTATTACATCACCCCTTCGGGAGTTCAGCAAAAGCCTGTCATTCATCTCAACCTCTCCCCCATTTCCGATTGCTCGGGTAACGTCTGCGTTGAAGTCAATCCCTACCTTGAACTCACGGATGTTGTCTTCCACATGGCCGGCTGGAACTATAACGACACGCCCTATGCCAGGGAGGCAATGTCTTACTTCTCCCCTTACAAAAACCATAAGGCGGTGCTCCTCGCCAGAAAGGCTATGAAGAAAGGTTTGAAATACGATGCAATCCCCAGGTTTGCCATGCAGCTGAACTCCACGGAGTGGGATGAACATCTAATAGGGAGGGTTCACGGGGACGAAAAACTCCTCAACGAACTCGCTTTAGCTATGAAGGAGTTCGCCAGGGACTCGAACTTTTCAGGATTCTACGAGGGACATGGAAAATTCTATGAGGGGCAGATAAACCTCTCCCTTAAGGAGAACCCGAATCTTTTCAGCATTCCAAATTTTGAGGAGAACTTCTTCGGAGGGAGGAAGGAACGCTATGTCTTTGTCCTTCAGCCCCTTGAGATGTATAGCAGTTACGGTGGCTACATGGATGGCGGTACCGTTTATGGATTTCTCGGCGTTTGCTCTAATGGCTCATACTGCGATGCCTCTGTCCATGAGTTAGCCCACAGCTTCGTCAATCCCGCGGTGGACGCTCATTACGCCGAGTTCAAAGAATACTCCCAGATGTTCTCACCTGTAAAGGAGGTTATGCCATCCATGGCGTACTCCACCTGGAAGGTCTATCTTGATGAGACCTTCATCAGGGCTTTCAACGCTTACTACATCCTCGAAACGGAGGGAAATCAGAGTGCTGAAAGGTTCATAGAGGGTCAGGAAAGTCTCGGTTTCTACCTCGTTGGAAAGGTTTACAGGGCTTATCTAACCGATTACCTTCCGAACAGAGATAAATACCCCACCTTCGGGAGCTTCATGCCAGAGCTCGCGAGGCTCATGGGGAAGTGGTACAGGGATGGCTTCTGGAAGAACGTCTCTCCCGAACCGACCATCGAGAGGGCTTTCCTGGAATTTAAACATAAAGGAGTTAAAGTCTACGTTGTGGGAAACCTCTCAGAGAGTACCTACGTCAAAAACTACGTTGAGATGCTCAAAGAGGCGGGCTTTAATGCGAGGCTTACAGACAGGCTCGATGGGGGTAACCTTATCGTAATCGCACCGCTGGATTCCCCGATAACCCGTAACCTGAATAAATACGTTGAACTTAAGAACTGCTCAGTCGTTGTGGATGGTACCGCTTACTCGAGTGGCGTCTTCCTCGTTGAAGCACTGAAAAATCCGAATGGGGATGGCTTCCTACTCCTGATCGCGGGAACGCCCGACGTGTTCGGGAGAAAACCATCGAATGGGGATGAGAGCCTGGGGGACTACCATTACTTCGTTTACCTGACGAGCATTAAACGGGTCGTTGCCTTCGGGTGAAATTGAGGACGGGGGATGCTCTCACTTTAGCCTTCCCCCTGTTGAGCGTAGTGTAATAACGGAGAATTCACACTCGACGGGATTAAAATAAGAATAGAGTAATCAAAAGCTTCAATACTGCGATTTCGAAACGGAAAAACAATAGAAAAAGCGGAGCGCGTCTGATATACAGCTATCCAAGGACTTCGGTGGCATAATGATTCACCCGAAGAGGGCTTCTTATAGCTCAGCTCACCTCTAAATCCTTAGGCGTGAGCATCTTAACTCCCTCCTTCTCGCATGACTCCCCGGCTTTCTCCGTGAACCCGGATTTTGAGAAGAAGAACATCACAGCGGAGCCAAATTCACTCCTAACCTTTCCGACGAACTTCTCTATGTCCCTGCGGGTCGCGGGCCGGTTCCTCCACTTAACCTCAAGCACGTAAACCTTATCACCAAAGGCGACCCCGTCGAACTCAACGTCACCCCTCTGGTAGGGACGAAAGTCAACGCCCAGGGTTTCCCGTAGTTTCTCCCTGACCATGGCCTCTTCTGCAATTCCAAGCTCTTGTTTTGCCCTGAGGTATTTCTCCTCCAGCTCCTTAATAAGTTCCTCCAGAAGTTTCTCCCGCCTGAGCTCCAGCTCGGTAATGCCAAGGTAGGTCTTTGCGAGCCAGAAGCGCATAAGCTTGTCCGTAAAGTAGTACCTCCCGTCCTGCCTCGTGATTAAATCAGTCCTCAGGAGGAACTTCAGGTAGTTCGACACCTCCCCGCTGGGTTTGTTCAAACGCCTGGCTATCTCCGAAAGCCTCAGTCCCTCCTCCTGGGCCAGGATAAGAAGTATCTGTTTGTGTATAGGCCCCTTATATGCCCTTGAGAGGGACTCGTTGAAGACGTATTCAAGGTGCGCGTAGATGTCCCCCTTCTCACTCAGCAGTTCGGTGAGGAAGGCGTAGTGGACGTCTTTACGCCGGATCTTCTCAAAGCCCTCCTCGACCAGACGCCTGCAAACTGCTAAAACATAAAAGGGATGTCCCTGTGTGAGGCGGTGGAGCAATTCAAGGGCCGAGTGAGTGGTTTCAGTCCCTGCCCTTTCCAGGATTGCTTTTGAGAGCGCTATCGTATCCTCCTTCGGCAGGCCCCTCAGGTAAATCCGTCGGAATTGCCCAAAGAAGGGATTCTTTGAGGCCAAAATTTCCTCCATCATCCTAACGGCGGAGCCGGAAATGAAGTACGCTATTTTCTCCTGCTTTTCTGTGATGGCACGCATCGTCTCCAGGAACCCTTTAAAGTTAAGAACCTCCTGAAATTCGTCCAGAATGAAAACGGCTTTTTGTTCTGTCTTTTCTAAAATTGACTCCTGCATTTCAAAGAGGGTCTCGAGGGTTCCCCCCTTGATCGCCTTAACCTCTCCATCGACGTTAAGCTTTGCCGAGAGGATCAGCAGGTCGTCCCACGTCAAGAGCTCGCTCCTCTCGACCTTCGTATCCAGCGCATTGGCGAGTTCATAGAGGAGTTCCCGGGTGTAAGCGAAGATGAACGACTCCAGGCTTCCAATACGCTGAAGGTTCAGGTATGGGATTACTCCGTGAGCCTCTTTCTTAAACCTGAGGAGAAGTTCCGTTTTTCCGATCCTCCTCGGCCCGATAACGGCCACGTTGACCTTCTCACCCTTTCTCAGCGAGTTATAGGCGGAATGCAATACCCTCAATTCAAGCCTTCTGTCCACGAACATGTCATCACCTTATAGTTTTATGCATAAAACTATAATGCATTAGAGTTTAATAGTTTTTGGTTGTCTATGGGATGAGCGACATAATGCCTCACCCGATCCCGTTTCCATTATTTTTACATTTTACTGCCAAAATAAATCTTAAAAACTTTAAATTTTTACATATTTCTGACAATAAGGGAGGTGATCCTCATGTTTCCTCACGAGGAGAAAATCATCAGGGAAAAGCTTGGAAGGGAGCCGAACGAAGTTGAGTGGGCCATGATTGAGGTCATGTGGAGCGAGCACGCCTCCTACAAATCGAGCAGGCCCTGGTTAAAGCTCCTCCCAACAAAAAACGAGCACGTAATTCTGGGTCCCGGAGAGGACGCCGGGATAGTGAGGTTCGACGATAACACCGCAATAGTCGTCGGAATCGAGAGCCACAACCACCCGAGCGCGGTTGAGCCCTACGGTGGTGCCGCAACGGGCGTCGGCGGAATCGTTAGGGATATCCTATGTATGGGCGCCCGCCCCATAGCGCTTCTGGATCCGATTCGTTTCGGACCTCTCGAGAAAGAGAGGAACCGCTACCTATTGGGTGGTGTTGTGAAGGGCATAGCCGACTACGGCAACAGGATCGGTGTTCCGACGGTTGGCGGAGAAACCGAGTTCGATGAAAGCCTCGATGGCTACGCGCTCGTAAACGTCGCCTGCGTCGGCATTATGAGGCCGGAGCACCTGACCCACAGCTACGTTACCGAGGCGGGCCTGAAGCTGATCCTGGTCGGCAACAGAACCGGGCGGGACGGGATCCACGGCGTCACCTTTGCGAGCGAGGAGCTGGGCGAGAACGCGGATGAGGAGGACCGCTCAGCGGTGCAAATTCCCGACCCTTTCACGGAGAAGCTCCTAATCGAGGCCACTCTCGAGGCCGTTTACACCGGAAGGGTAAGGGCCCTCAAGGACCTGGGCGGTGGCGGGCTGACGTGCGCCGCCTCCGAGATGGCGGGAAAGAAGGGCTTTGGTGCAATAATTTACGCGGATAGAGTTCCCCAGAGAGAACCAAACATGAACGCAATGGAGGTCATGATTTCGGAGAGCCAGGAGAGGATGCTCTTCGCGGTTAGACCGGAGGACGTTGGGGAACTCGGAAGGGTATTCGAGAAGTACGGTCTCGAGTGGGCGGTGGTCGGTGAAGTTATCGAGGAGCCGCGCTTCGTCGTCATCTGGAAGGGGAAGAAGGTCGCCGACCTGCCGATTGACCTTCTCACGGACGTTCCGACAATGAAATGGGAGCTAAAGCCCCGCGACATCGAGCGGGGCGTTGAGATGCCCGGCCTTCCCTTCGAGAGGGCCTTCCAGCTCGTCTGGGGCAGTGAGAACATCGTGAGCAAGCGCTGGGTATGGGAGGGATACGACCACGAGGTCGGGGGGAGAACGGTCCTCAAGCCCGGCCGAGATGCGGCGGTGCTCAAGATCAACGACGAGTACGGCCTCGCCCTCACGGCCGACGGGAATCCAAACCACAGCCATCTCAACCCCTACCACGGGGCGATGGGAGCGGTTGCCGAGGCCGTCCGGAACCTCGTGAGCGTCGGGGCCGAACCCCTCGCGCTGGTGGACAACCTCAACTTCGCATCCCCTGAAAGGCCCGACGTCTACTGGAGCTTCGCGGAGACGGTCAGGGGCCTCGCCGACGCCGCGAGGGCCTTCGGCTTGGCTTACGTGAGCGGGAACGTCAGCTTCTACAACGAGACGAACGGCAGGCCCATAAAACCCACCCCGGTAGTTGCAGGCCTCGGGAGGGTGAGGCTAAAGGACATCCCCGGAATGGGCCTCGAGGAGGGTCTCCTGATAGGTACCGTGGGGTTAACCCGGGGGGAACTCGGTGGCTCCGAGTTGTTCTCGAGGCTCGGCCTCGGAGGGGGCTTCGCCCCCCGGGTGGACCTTGAACTGGAGCGGGCCAACGCCGAAGGGATCCTAAATGCTGTAAGGGCGGGCCTCGTGAAGGCGGTCCATGACGTGAGCGGGGGAGGAATCGCAGTCGCTTTAGCCGAGATGGCGGTAAACGGGGTCGGTTTCCGGGTGGATCTCTCAAAGGTCCCTGCAGAAACCACGAACCCACTGGAGGTCGCCTTCAGCGAGAGCCACGGCCGCTACATCGTGGCCTTCCCGGAGGGAAACCTCGATGAGCTAAAGGGCTTCTTCAGGCACTTCGCCATCATCGGAGAGGCCGGGGGGAGTGACGTGGTCTTCCGGTGGAACGGAAGGGAGCTCCTGAGGCGGCCCCTCGAGGAGGTTAAGGCCATCTACGAATCCTTCCCAGAGCTCCTGGGTGAGGGGGAATGAGGTAGAACTCTTTTTCCTTTTTTGACAGAGTGATGTGAGGGACGTTAGCTTCGCGGTGGTCCGTTTAACCTTAGATATATTCCATTTTCAGAACAAATTTTTTTAAATTCGGAACATACATGGGGTACCGATGGCCATGGACGACGGGTACTTCATGAGCCTGGCGCTGGAACTCGCAAGAAAAGGGGAGGGCGCGGTAAACCCAAACCCGATGGTGGGGGCCGTTATCGTAAAAGATGGGGAGGTGATAGGGAAGGGCTACCACGAGCGTTTTGGCGGCAAGCACGCCGAAGTCAACGCCATAGAAGACGCCAAGAGCAAAGGCCACTCCATTGAGGGGGCAACTCTCTACGTTACTCTGGAGCCGTGCTCCCACTGGGGCAAACAACCCCCGTGCGTCGATAGGATCATCCAGGAGGGGTTCTCCAGAGTTGTGGTGGCAATGAAGGACCCCAACCCGTTGGTCAACGGAAGGGGCATTGAAAAGCTCGAGGCGGCGGGGATTGAGGTTAAGGTTGGTGTCCTCGAGGGTGAGGCGAGGAAACTGAACGAGGTGTTCGTCAAGTACATTACAACTGGGCTTCCCTTCGTGTCGATAAAGCTGGCCTTGACCCTCGATGGGTTCATAGCAACGAGTGGGTTCTCTTCTAAGTGGATCACGGGTGAAAAAGCCCGAAGGAAGGTGCAGGAGCTCAGGAGAAAACATATGGCGGTAATGATCGGGGCCAGCACCGTCCTCAAAGACGATCCGAGACTGACCTGCAGGATAAAGGGGTGCACCGAGAAGGTCAAGGTGATACTCGACAGGCACGGGCTGACCGCGGACGGGAATTTTAGGGTCTTCAACGACGGGAAGGTCATCGTCTTCACGGATAGCGAAAGGGAGTGGGCCAAAGCAGAGGTCATCAGGGAAACGGATCCAGGGAGAATACTCGAAATTCTCGGCGAAAAGGGAATTGACAGCGTTTTAATAGAAGGGGGAAGGTCAGCGTGCCAGTTTCTTCCCTTTGCTGACAGACTGTACCTGTTCTACGGACCCAAGCTCTTTGGGAGGGGCATCTCTCCGTTTGAGTGCCTGGACGTTGAAACCGTCGATGATGCGTTCAGGCTCGAGTTCCTCGGGGTTGAAAGGCTCGATGACGGCATCTACGTGGAGGCGCGGCCATGTTCTCGGGGATAGTGGAAGAGGTTGCAAAGGCGCATTACTCCAGCGGGAGGCTCTACGTGGATAGCGCGCTGAACGTGAGGCCGGGGGACAGCGTCGCCGTTAACGGGGCCTGCCTGACGGTGAGCGAAATTGGGCGCCAGGTGGTCTTTGACGTTGGGGGAGAGACGCTTAGGAGGACCAACCTCGCAGAGACAAGGCTCGTCAACCTCGAGAGGGCCATAAAGCTTGGTGATAGGATCAATGGGCACCTCGTTACAGGGCACGTGGACGGAACCCTGAGGCTGAGAAAGGTCCTGGGGAAGGGGAACACCCACTGGATGGCCTTTGAAATGCCAAAAGAAAAGTTCGGGGTGGTGGAGAAGGGGAGCATAGCCATCAACGGGGTAAGTCTAACGATCGCCCGGATTGGGAAAAACTGGTTCTGGGTTCAGGTCATCCCCCACACATGGGAGAACACCAACCTGAAGTTCCTGA encodes:
- a CDS encoding DUF4932 domain-containing protein; this translates as MPDVKSLMVPLLILLIFFAYYITPSGVQQKPVIHLNLSPISDCSGNVCVEVNPYLELTDVVFHMAGWNYNDTPYAREAMSYFSPYKNHKAVLLARKAMKKGLKYDAIPRFAMQLNSTEWDEHLIGRVHGDEKLLNELALAMKEFARDSNFSGFYEGHGKFYEGQINLSLKENPNLFSIPNFEENFFGGRKERYVFVLQPLEMYSSYGGYMDGGTVYGFLGVCSNGSYCDASVHELAHSFVNPAVDAHYAEFKEYSQMFSPVKEVMPSMAYSTWKVYLDETFIRAFNAYYILETEGNQSAERFIEGQESLGFYLVGKVYRAYLTDYLPNRDKYPTFGSFMPELARLMGKWYRDGFWKNVSPEPTIERAFLEFKHKGVKVYVVGNLSESTYVKNYVEMLKEAGFNARLTDRLDGGNLIVIAPLDSPITRNLNKYVELKNCSVVVDGTAYSSGVFLVEALKNPNGDGFLLLIAGTPDVFGRKPSNGDESLGDYHYFVYLTSIKRVVAFG
- a CDS encoding riboflavin synthase, which translates into the protein MFSGIVEEVAKAHYSSGRLYVDSALNVRPGDSVAVNGACLTVSEIGRQVVFDVGGETLRRTNLAETRLVNLERAIKLGDRINGHLVTGHVDGTLRLRKVLGKGNTHWMAFEMPKEKFGVVEKGSIAINGVSLTIARIGKNWFWVQVIPHTWENTNLKFLRVGDRVNYEIDIVARYLKGILGDGYGPERT
- a CDS encoding ABC transporter permease subunit — encoded protein: MRWDNVKSIVLKEYWTYVGNRKIIFSTLTVIVLYAIIIGINYITGPKALTSYSRAIAIKQISSSPTVFGIGPLDVKKMGDNAILLAAMVVQLPPTIAVFSYFTTYTSILASFFVERTLGTMEVLFSTPLEDGEILGGKIIASVSMGITTWMALFLTNTLGIEALTLKSLGRMWVPTQDYIILSVLYPLSIVLLAIPIGLLISARAKELGEQVGSLIGIIPVVIVLLLIRMDLVDFFRLIKILTVADFLMILASLKFLKFNRLSFISNP
- a CDS encoding AAA family ATPase, which translates into the protein MFVDRRLELRVLHSAYNSLRKGEKVNVAVIGPRRIGKTELLLRFKKEAHGVIPYLNLQRIGSLESFIFAYTRELLYELANALDTKVERSELLTWDDLLILSAKLNVDGEVKAIKGGTLETLFEMQESILEKTEQKAVFILDEFQEVLNFKGFLETMRAITEKQEKIAYFISGSAVRMMEEILASKNPFFGQFRRIYLRGLPKEDTIALSKAILERAGTETTHSALELLHRLTQGHPFYVLAVCRRLVEEGFEKIRRKDVHYAFLTELLSEKGDIYAHLEYVFNESLSRAYKGPIHKQILLILAQEEGLRLSEIARRLNKPSGEVSNYLKFLLRTDLITRQDGRYYFTDKLMRFWLAKTYLGITELELRREKLLEELIKELEEKYLRAKQELGIAEEAMVREKLRETLGVDFRPYQRGDVEFDGVAFGDKVYVLEVKWRNRPATRRDIEKFVGKVRSEFGSAVMFFFSKSGFTEKAGESCEKEGVKMLTPKDLEVS
- the ribD gene encoding bifunctional diaminohydroxyphosphoribosylaminopyrimidine deaminase/5-amino-6-(5-phosphoribosylamino)uracil reductase RibD, whose translation is MAMDDGYFMSLALELARKGEGAVNPNPMVGAVIVKDGEVIGKGYHERFGGKHAEVNAIEDAKSKGHSIEGATLYVTLEPCSHWGKQPPCVDRIIQEGFSRVVVAMKDPNPLVNGRGIEKLEAAGIEVKVGVLEGEARKLNEVFVKYITTGLPFVSIKLALTLDGFIATSGFSSKWITGEKARRKVQELRRKHMAVMIGASTVLKDDPRLTCRIKGCTEKVKVILDRHGLTADGNFRVFNDGKVIVFTDSEREWAKAEVIRETDPGRILEILGEKGIDSVLIEGGRSACQFLPFADRLYLFYGPKLFGRGISPFECLDVETVDDAFRLEFLGVERLDDGIYVEARPCSRG
- a CDS encoding ABC transporter ATP-binding protein codes for the protein MLTVEGISAGYGERDVIRDLSFSVKENEVYVLLGANGSGKTTTFRVVTGVLPPSKGRVLVNEVDLWLEPGSAKRKIGYLPEGERIYPDLSVYRNLLFFAKVYDINGGRVDELIKEFGLERYRNVNAGNLSRGFRKRLALARALLHDPEVLVLDEPFSNLDVPGVLSLRDKILEMIRMGKVVLFSTHIFTELQHFEGVKCRVGIINDGELVVEDKLDNLLSRVSNIEIGITTDKPELAINLLKNLGYEVRRDEGSGIAVRVSNYNAEVPGIIKTLVAEGVNVYQVKPKETPLESIFVKVSGEGRGLSK
- the purL gene encoding phosphoribosylformylglycinamidine synthase subunit PurL — encoded protein: MFPHEEKIIREKLGREPNEVEWAMIEVMWSEHASYKSSRPWLKLLPTKNEHVILGPGEDAGIVRFDDNTAIVVGIESHNHPSAVEPYGGAATGVGGIVRDILCMGARPIALLDPIRFGPLEKERNRYLLGGVVKGIADYGNRIGVPTVGGETEFDESLDGYALVNVACVGIMRPEHLTHSYVTEAGLKLILVGNRTGRDGIHGVTFASEELGENADEEDRSAVQIPDPFTEKLLIEATLEAVYTGRVRALKDLGGGGLTCAASEMAGKKGFGAIIYADRVPQREPNMNAMEVMISESQERMLFAVRPEDVGELGRVFEKYGLEWAVVGEVIEEPRFVVIWKGKKVADLPIDLLTDVPTMKWELKPRDIERGVEMPGLPFERAFQLVWGSENIVSKRWVWEGYDHEVGGRTVLKPGRDAAVLKINDEYGLALTADGNPNHSHLNPYHGAMGAVAEAVRNLVSVGAEPLALVDNLNFASPERPDVYWSFAETVRGLADAARAFGLAYVSGNVSFYNETNGRPIKPTPVVAGLGRVRLKDIPGMGLEEGLLIGTVGLTRGELGGSELFSRLGLGGGFAPRVDLELERANAEGILNAVRAGLVKAVHDVSGGGIAVALAEMAVNGVGFRVDLSKVPAETTNPLEVAFSESHGRYIVAFPEGNLDELKGFFRHFAIIGEAGGSDVVFRWNGRELLRRPLEEVKAIYESFPELLGEGE